The Silurus meridionalis isolate SWU-2019-XX chromosome 16, ASM1480568v1, whole genome shotgun sequence genome has a segment encoding these proteins:
- the gss gene encoding glutathione synthetase, translating to MAAHGIPEEVLRNEELIKELEAVAKDSALLNGVLMRTKESPNSSEVVTYAPFTLFPSPVPTVLFHQALAIATHFNRLIDRVSQNSRFLEEALTSTIKVDNFTAKLFNIYRQVQQEPQDTAIVLGLNRSDYMVDYTDGKEALKQIEINTIAASFGGLSSRTPNVHRHILKVANRLKESKLILDNNPAAGLAKGLAMAWELYGSKRAVVMVLVEDIQRNIYDHRYVENELWARNICVIRRQFEDVSKNGSLDQNKRLFIDGQEIAVVYFRNGYMPQNYRSEQSWEARLMIERSCAAKCPDISTHLVGTKKIQQELARPGVLESFFPDEPETVTRIRATFAGLYSLDMGEEGDHNVDMALAKPDQFVLKPQREGGGNNIYGDEICCVLKGMKNKTERTAYILMDKIKPLPTLNYLCRMGDPLRLNMCLSELGAFGVYVRRGTEMLMNECVGHLLRTKNSEHADGGVASGVAVLDNPLLI from the exons ATGGCTGCTCATGGGATTCCAGAAGAGGTCTTAAGAAATGAGGAGTTAATCAAAGAACTGGAGGCAGTTGCAAAAGATTCAGCACTGTTGAACGGAGTATTAATGCGGACCAAAGAATCTCCAAACTCTTCCGAG gtGGTGACTTATGCACCCTTCACACTCTTCCCTTCCCCGGTGCCTACAGTACTATTTCACCAGGCTCTTGCAATCGCAACCCACTTTAATCGGCTGATCGACAGAGTTAGTCAGAATTCACGTTTCCTTGAAGAGGCTCTTACAAG CACTATCAAGGTTGACAATTTCACTGCAAAACTCTTCAATATTTACAGACAAGTTCAACAGGAACCTCAGGACACG gcAATAGTGCTGGGATTGAATCGCTCGGATTACATGGTTGATTATACCGATGGGAAAGAAGCCTTAAAACAGATTGAAATAAATACTATTGCAGCTAGTTTTGGGGGTCTTTCCTCACGAACACCAAATGTTCATCG GCATATTCTGAAGGTTGCAAACCGGTTGAAGGAAAGCAAACTGATATTGGATAACAATCCAGCAGCAGGTCTGGCAAAAGGCTTGGCAATGGCCTGGGAGCTTTATGGCTCTAAGAG GGCAGTTGTGATGGTCCTAGTTGAGGACATCCAGAGAAACATTTATGACCATCGATATGTGGAAAATGAGCTTTGGGCAAG AAACATTTGTGTAATAAGAAGGCAGTTTGAAGATGTGAGTAAAAATGGATCTCTGGACCAAAACAAGAGACTGTTTAT AGATGGACAAGAGATTGCTGTTGTTTATTTCCGCAATGGATACATGCCTCAAAATTACAGATCTGAACAG AGCTGGGAGGCTCGGTTGATGATTGAGCGTTCGTGTGCAGCAAAATGTCCAGACATCAGCACACACCTTGTTGGGACTAAGAAGATCCAGCAAGAGTTGGCTAGACCAGGTGTCCTTGAGAGTTTTTTTCCTGATGAGCCTGAAACTGTGACTCGGATTCGTGCAACTTTTGCTGGCTTGTACTCTTTAGACATG GGAGAGGAAGGGGACCACAATGTGGATATGGCTTTGGCCAAACCGGACCAGTTTGTGTTGAAACCacaaagagaaggaggag GGAACAACATTTATGGGGATGAGATCTGCTGTGTGCTGAAGGGCATGAAAAACAAGACAGAGAGAACCGCCTACATCCTGATGGACAAAATTAAGCCTCTGCCCACATTAAACTACCTTTGCAGAATGGGGGATCCACTGAGGCTGAATATGTGCCTCAGTGAACTTGGTGCTTTTGGAGTCTATGTTAG